The Methylobacterium sp. PvR107 genome contains a region encoding:
- a CDS encoding cytochrome c biogenesis CcdA family protein → MLGTVGFAFLAGLLSVLSPCVLPLLPIVLGTAASEHRLGPVALASGLAVAFTTIGLFVATIGFAIGLDGDVFRSAGAVLLVILGVILILPRLQAQVATAAGPVAAWAEERFGGFGTGGLTGQFAVGLLLGAAWSPCVGPTLGAASLMASRGEHLGSVALTMLAFGIGAAAPLMLLGLVSRQALMRWRGGLAAAGRAAKAALGAVMVLLGLLLLTGLDKRVEAAAVSASPDWLNAITTRY, encoded by the coding sequence ATGCTGGGGACGGTCGGATTTGCCTTCCTGGCCGGCCTGCTCTCGGTGCTCTCGCCCTGCGTCCTTCCGCTGCTGCCGATCGTGCTCGGGACGGCGGCGTCGGAGCACCGGCTCGGTCCGGTTGCCCTTGCAAGCGGGCTCGCGGTCGCGTTCACGACCATCGGCCTGTTCGTGGCGACGATCGGCTTCGCCATCGGGCTCGACGGCGACGTGTTCCGGAGCGCCGGCGCGGTCCTGCTGGTCATCCTCGGCGTGATCCTCATCCTGCCCCGTCTCCAGGCCCAGGTCGCGACCGCGGCCGGTCCGGTGGCGGCCTGGGCCGAGGAGCGATTCGGCGGGTTCGGAACAGGGGGTCTGACCGGCCAGTTCGCCGTCGGCCTCCTGCTCGGGGCAGCCTGGAGCCCCTGCGTGGGCCCGACCCTCGGGGCGGCCTCGCTGATGGCGTCGCGGGGCGAGCACCTCGGGAGCGTCGCCCTCACGATGCTGGCCTTCGGGATCGGCGCAGCCGCGCCGCTGATGCTGCTCGGTCTCGTCTCCCGCCAGGCGCTGATGCGCTGGCGCGGCGGGCTGGCGGCCGCCGGTCGCGCCGCGAAAGCCGCCCTGGGCGCCGTCATGGTCCTGCTCGGCCTGCTGCTCCTGACGGGGCTGGACAAGCGCGTCGAGGCCGCCGCCGTCTCGGCCTCGCCGGACTGGCTCAACGCGATCACGACGCGCTACTGA
- a CDS encoding metallophosphoesterase, which yields MTTFFTGDTHFGDQRALRFDHRPYPDLAAHDAGLIAAWNDVVAPTDTVWHLGDFALGPSGARIREILDGLNGEKHLIIGNNDGAETLAAPGWASVRHYAEFAVEGRMVVLCHYAFRTWNGMSRGALNLHGHSHGKLKPMPKQYDVGVDPMGPAPVALPAILTSRLRRKS from the coding sequence GTGACGACCTTCTTCACTGGCGACACGCATTTCGGCGATCAGCGGGCCTTGCGCTTCGACCACCGACCCTATCCCGATCTGGCCGCCCACGATGCCGGCCTGATCGCGGCCTGGAACGACGTTGTGGCGCCAACCGACACCGTCTGGCATCTCGGCGATTTCGCGCTCGGTCCGAGCGGGGCGCGGATCCGCGAAATCCTCGACGGGCTCAACGGCGAGAAGCATCTGATCATCGGCAACAACGACGGCGCCGAGACGCTGGCGGCGCCTGGCTGGGCCTCGGTCCGCCACTACGCGGAATTCGCGGTCGAGGGCCGGATGGTCGTTCTCTGCCACTACGCATTTCGAACCTGGAATGGCATGAGCCGAGGCGCGCTCAATCTGCACGGGCACAGCCACGGCAAGCTCAAGCCGATGCCCAAGCAATACGATGTCGGCGTCGATCCGATGGGGCCGGCGCCCGTGGCGTTGCCCGCAATCCTCACCTCGCGACTGCGCCGGAAGAGCTGA
- the flaF gene encoding flagellar biosynthesis regulator FlaF has protein sequence MNAAANAYARTARSALTPREAESALLLKAAQQLISAGRELPAGETKPLNEALSFNQRVWTLLSSEATADENPLPADVKQGVARLGAFVLRNCVDTMIAPTPEKIATLVSINNQIAAGLQGNPG, from the coding sequence ATGAACGCTGCCGCCAATGCCTACGCCAGAACCGCGCGCAGCGCTCTGACGCCCCGTGAGGCCGAATCGGCCCTGCTGTTGAAAGCGGCGCAACAACTCATCAGCGCCGGGCGTGAGCTTCCCGCGGGGGAGACCAAGCCGCTGAACGAGGCGCTTTCCTTCAATCAGCGCGTTTGGACCTTGCTCAGTTCGGAGGCGACGGCCGACGAGAATCCTCTCCCGGCCGACGTCAAGCAGGGTGTGGCCCGTCTGGGTGCCTTCGTCCTGCGCAACTGCGTCGACACGATGATTGCGCCGACCCCCGAGAAGATCGCGACGCTGGTCTCGATCAACAACCAGATCGCAGCCGGTCTGCAGGGTAATCCGGGCTGA
- a CDS encoding flagellar biosynthesis repressor FlbT, which yields MPLRLELKPFERLIINGALIRNGDRRSAFLIETQCKFLRESEIITESEADTACKQLHLTLTVIYLADDPAQGIDLFFRQATDLIRLVPAAAQQIAAIAELVESGEHYRALKLGRKLVEWECASPPVPEAPAAPQG from the coding sequence GTGCCTCTGCGCCTGGAACTCAAGCCGTTCGAGCGGCTCATCATCAACGGTGCGCTGATCCGCAACGGGGACCGGCGGTCCGCGTTCCTGATCGAGACGCAGTGCAAGTTCCTGCGGGAAAGCGAGATCATCACGGAGAGCGAGGCTGATACAGCCTGCAAGCAGCTCCACCTGACCCTGACGGTCATCTACCTCGCCGATGACCCGGCACAGGGAATCGACCTGTTCTTCCGCCAGGCGACCGACCTGATTCGTCTGGTGCCCGCGGCCGCGCAGCAGATCGCGGCCATCGCCGAACTCGTCGAGTCCGGCGAGCATTACCGCGCGCTCAAGCTCGGCCGAAAGCTCGTGGAGTGGGAGTGCGCGAGCCCGCCAGTGCCTGAGGCTCCGGCGGCACCCCAAGGCTAG
- a CDS encoding SDR family NAD(P)-dependent oxidoreductase, translating to MSSPPVNRALYPSLHGKRVLVTGGASGIGAGLVEALVTQGARVLFCDIADAAAEALVARLAPGAAHTPLYRCCDLTDVEAVRALVSEAETVLGGLDVLINNAGNDDRHTLEDVTPAYWDDRMAVNLRHLFFAAQAAVPAMRRAGGGVILNFGSISWHLGLPDMPLYQTAKAAIEGMTRALARDLGRDGIRVAAILPGNVQTPRQEKWYTAEGEAAIVAAQCLDGRIQPADVAALALFLVSDDARMCTGHGYFVDAG from the coding sequence ATGTCGTCACCGCCTGTGAACCGCGCGCTCTATCCGAGCCTGCACGGCAAGCGCGTGCTGGTGACCGGAGGCGCATCCGGGATCGGCGCGGGTCTGGTCGAAGCCCTCGTGACGCAGGGCGCGCGCGTTCTCTTCTGCGACATCGCCGACGCCGCAGCGGAAGCCCTGGTGGCGAGGCTCGCGCCTGGCGCGGCTCACACGCCGCTCTACCGCTGCTGTGACCTGACAGATGTCGAGGCGGTCCGCGCCCTCGTGAGCGAGGCCGAGACGGTCCTGGGTGGCCTCGATGTCCTGATCAACAATGCCGGCAACGACGACCGCCACACGCTCGAGGATGTCACGCCGGCCTACTGGGACGACCGCATGGCGGTGAATCTGCGCCATCTGTTTTTCGCCGCCCAGGCGGCGGTACCCGCGATGCGGCGGGCCGGCGGAGGCGTGATTCTGAACTTCGGCTCGATCAGCTGGCATCTCGGGTTGCCGGACATGCCGCTCTATCAGACCGCGAAAGCCGCGATCGAGGGCATGACCCGGGCGCTCGCGCGCGATCTCGGACGTGATGGAATCCGGGTGGCGGCGATCCTGCCGGGGAACGTCCAGACCCCGCGGCAGGAGAAGTGGTACACAGCGGAGGGGGAAGCCGCGATCGTCGCGGCCCAATGCCTCGACGGCCGGATCCAGCCCGCCGATGTCGCGGCGCTGGCCCTGTTCCTGGTCTCGGACGACGCCCGGATGTGTACGGGCCACGGATATTTCGTGGATGCCGGTTAG
- the moaD gene encoding molybdopterin converting factor subunit 1, translating to MKLVYFAWVRERIGRPEEELAPPPEVATVTDLVAWLRGRGEEYAYAFEDPGVVRAAIDRAHAKPDASIVGAREIAFFPPMTGG from the coding sequence ATGAAGCTCGTCTATTTCGCCTGGGTCCGGGAGCGGATCGGCCGCCCCGAGGAGGAGCTGGCCCCGCCTCCGGAGGTCGCCACCGTGACGGATCTCGTCGCGTGGCTGCGCGGGCGGGGCGAGGAATATGCCTACGCCTTCGAGGATCCGGGCGTCGTGCGCGCCGCCATCGATCGCGCCCATGCCAAGCCCGACGCCTCGATCGTCGGTGCTCGGGAGATCGCCTTCTTCCCGCCGATGACCGGGGGTTAG
- the pgsA gene encoding CDP-diacylglycerol--glycerol-3-phosphate 3-phosphatidyltransferase encodes MNAVLPRRRSPAWTLANCLTYGRLVAVPVMVALLFWPESHTARWTALGVFVAAAITDYLDGYVARTYDQSSALGRMLDPIADKLLVSACLLMLTADHTIVGSNIWAAIVILCREVLVSGLREYLAELKVGVPVSRIAKWKTTVQLLSLGFLVAGPAGETVLPGTESIGLTLLWLAAALTLWTGWDYMRAGIKHVIDDPR; translated from the coding sequence ATGAACGCCGTCCTTCCCCGACGACGGTCGCCGGCCTGGACGCTCGCGAATTGCCTGACCTACGGGCGCCTCGTTGCCGTGCCGGTGATGGTCGCGCTGCTGTTCTGGCCCGAGTCACACACGGCGCGGTGGACGGCGCTCGGCGTGTTCGTCGCGGCCGCGATCACCGACTACCTCGACGGCTACGTCGCGCGGACCTACGACCAGAGTTCCGCACTCGGCCGGATGCTCGACCCGATCGCCGACAAGCTGCTCGTCTCCGCCTGCCTGCTGATGCTGACCGCGGACCACACCATCGTCGGCTCGAACATCTGGGCCGCGATCGTGATCCTGTGCCGCGAGGTCCTGGTTTCCGGGCTGCGGGAGTATCTGGCCGAGTTGAAGGTCGGCGTGCCGGTGAGCCGGATCGCCAAGTGGAAGACCACGGTGCAGTTGCTGTCGCTGGGCTTCCTTGTGGCTGGACCCGCCGGCGAAACGGTGTTGCCGGGGACGGAATCGATCGGCCTGACGCTGCTGTGGCTTGCCGCCGCCCTGACGCTTTGGACCGGCTGGGACTACATGCGGGCGGGGATCAAGCACGTCATCGACGACCCGCGCTGA
- the uvrC gene encoding excinuclease ABC subunit UvrC — protein MSRRALTDLPPDVFDDGRDAERDETADEAGLPADASPEIDFDFEPGAVQAGTEVIRRFWSTLPSSPGVYRMFDHRGDVLYVGKAKNLKARVGSYARGQAHSNRIARMISQTAAMEFVTTATETEALLLEANLIKQLKPRFNVLMRDDKSFPYILVTEDGPAPQIVKHRGARRRKGSYYGPFASVWAVNRTVNALQRAFLLRTCTDSYYENRTRPCLLYQIKRCSGPCTGEIGQEDYAAMADSARAFLAGKSNAVKDRMRGEMQDASEAMEFERAARFRDRIAALSAIQGVQGVNTQGVEEADVFALDEQAGQFCIEVFFFRNFQNWGNRAYFPKADRTMTPDEVLGSFIGQFYDDKPAPRTVLTSHAIEDAELVAAALSSRVDYRVELHRPSRGERKNLVDYAQRNAKEALARRLADTASQGKLLGALGQAFGLERAPRRIEVYDNSHIMGTNAVGGMIVAGPTGFMKAHYRTFNIKSEELTPGDDYGMMREVLQRRFKRLAKEAPRTGREDALAAAEGGAPEPVPAPADASEAFPAWPDLVLIDGGKGQLDAARAALDAVGVAGVPLVGVAKGRDRDAGRETFFVPGRPPFKLPPRDPTLYFVQRLRDEAHRFAIGSHRAKRKREMVKNPLDEIAGIGPSRKRALLHHFGTVKAIERAAFEDLAKTPGVNAATARAVYDFFHAGA, from the coding sequence ATGAGCCGCAGAGCCCTCACCGACCTGCCCCCCGACGTCTTCGACGACGGCCGCGATGCCGAGCGGGACGAGACCGCCGACGAGGCTGGCCTGCCCGCCGACGCCTCGCCGGAGATCGATTTCGACTTCGAGCCCGGCGCGGTCCAGGCCGGCACCGAGGTGATCCGGCGCTTCTGGTCGACGCTTCCGTCCTCCCCCGGCGTCTACCGGATGTTCGACCATCGCGGCGACGTCCTCTACGTGGGCAAGGCCAAGAACCTGAAGGCCCGCGTCGGCTCCTACGCCCGGGGTCAGGCGCATTCGAACCGCATCGCCCGGATGATCTCGCAGACGGCGGCGATGGAGTTCGTCACCACTGCCACCGAGACCGAGGCGCTGCTCCTTGAAGCCAACCTGATCAAGCAGCTGAAGCCCCGCTTCAACGTGCTGATGCGGGACGACAAGTCGTTCCCCTACATCCTGGTCACCGAGGATGGCCCGGCCCCGCAGATCGTCAAGCATCGCGGCGCAAGGCGTCGGAAGGGCAGCTATTACGGCCCCTTCGCCAGCGTCTGGGCGGTCAACCGGACGGTGAACGCCCTGCAGCGTGCCTTCCTGCTGCGCACCTGCACCGACAGCTACTACGAGAACCGCACCCGGCCCTGCCTGCTCTACCAGATCAAGCGCTGCTCCGGCCCGTGCACGGGCGAGATCGGGCAGGAGGATTACGCGGCCATGGCGGATTCGGCGCGCGCGTTCCTCGCGGGCAAATCCAACGCCGTGAAGGATCGGATGCGCGGCGAGATGCAGGACGCGTCCGAGGCCATGGAATTCGAGCGCGCTGCCCGCTTCCGCGACCGGATCGCCGCGCTCTCGGCGATCCAGGGCGTGCAGGGCGTCAACACGCAGGGCGTCGAGGAGGCCGACGTGTTCGCCCTCGACGAGCAGGCCGGTCAGTTCTGCATCGAGGTGTTCTTCTTCCGCAACTTCCAGAACTGGGGCAACCGCGCCTACTTCCCGAAGGCGGATCGGACGATGACGCCCGACGAGGTGCTGGGCTCGTTCATCGGCCAGTTCTACGACGACAAGCCGGCGCCCCGGACAGTGCTCACCAGCCACGCCATCGAGGACGCGGAGCTGGTCGCCGCCGCCCTGTCGAGCCGGGTCGATTACCGGGTCGAGCTCCACCGCCCGAGCCGCGGCGAGCGCAAGAACCTCGTCGACTACGCCCAACGCAACGCCAAGGAGGCCCTTGCCCGACGGCTCGCCGACACGGCCTCCCAGGGCAAGCTGCTCGGAGCCCTGGGACAGGCCTTCGGGCTCGAGCGTGCGCCGCGGCGGATCGAGGTCTACGACAATTCGCACATCATGGGCACGAATGCCGTCGGCGGGATGATCGTCGCGGGCCCCACGGGCTTCATGAAGGCGCATTACCGCACGTTCAACATCAAGTCCGAGGAACTCACGCCCGGCGACGATTACGGCATGATGCGCGAGGTGCTGCAGCGGCGATTCAAGCGGCTCGCGAAGGAGGCACCGCGCACCGGGCGCGAGGACGCCCTGGCGGCGGCCGAAGGCGGCGCGCCGGAGCCGGTGCCGGCGCCTGCCGACGCGAGCGAGGCCTTCCCGGCCTGGCCCGACCTCGTTCTCATCGACGGTGGCAAGGGCCAGCTCGACGCGGCCAGAGCGGCGCTCGACGCGGTCGGTGTCGCGGGCGTGCCGCTTGTCGGCGTCGCCAAGGGGCGCGACCGCGATGCCGGGCGCGAGACGTTTTTCGTACCGGGCCGGCCGCCTTTCAAGCTTCCGCCGCGCGATCCGACGCTCTACTTCGTGCAGCGACTCCGCGACGAGGCCCACCGCTTCGCCATCGGGAGCCACCGGGCCAAGCGCAAGCGAGAGATGGTGAAGAACCCCTTGGACGAAATCGCCGGCATCGGCCCCAGCCGCAAGCGCGCGCTGCTCCACCATTTCGGGACCGTGAAGGCGATCGAGCGCGCCGCCTTCGAGGACTTGGCCAAGACCCCGGGCGTCAACGCCGCAACCGCGCGGGCAGTCTACGACTTCTTCCATGCCGGCGCCTGA